A part of Miscanthus floridulus cultivar M001 chromosome 6, ASM1932011v1, whole genome shotgun sequence genomic DNA contains:
- the LOC136458505 gene encoding uncharacterized protein, translating into MASPAAARGGGDVSIQMAAAAADPAGGESQRRGSAAAKAEKSLNCFVRVLATVELVGNALGTLASLWASVVLIGSYRNSLEHVDFWIATVMIFIEAFRVFIRNFKFDNQSLFGSTKALGISSPFARKLLRPREGNEVLLIISWVMNIFNPFSLLGETGSFCQMVGLAVMSRMQLTETPRLMRQLRKKRPLLLWMVLIIPPVIAVLIVPFAIGVASDGFAAALIAALLVPNIITQFVAVVLLNLRLKCITTLANHRWGQRILHLLKLISVLLLASGFPGAKVFATVVLLFGSLQDPAVVNSRIGRCIDVIMNICFLWTLVLPSPRDIGPENVILLPVLLIGNLQIPAAVAQIVLSSWRLVSLHGDDPNMKASMAVFYGLELCQGSLYIVACILALFSFFPRRLLVHRSGFGGKRGARAVDLYYEHAYTTRMETGVFAEDTMSLATFAVDSLNSTSSSTSSSRDKQLAGVRVLDGMLQQRKDSRQEIISVITRSEKAVPTLIGMLGWWTFEEDTEIRLFAARVTKELSGDLRIAGIPSAVKLVSSLLDAEKQSASVKNEGGRDRDHHHGPGPLVLGPQADGDNQIRGSTGNNGANVANNQPQDEESSGNGGNASNRPAHEQPEHRGGNSGARWCWVCQCWRLMKKKWSILDEQRFPWSLPILGLEILEGLACDTDNCAEIIKVTNLVPKIIGLTSYNESSTDDALISSSLNLLRRLATRNGKIGVTLRQELWENPFLLSNLTGILENSRSCSTEVLKPAMDIIAIMAWDEVARHELGSVQVIIHKLVLVFIVGQDGPTNHDQSVRVAAGEALTNLAMESPANCLAILQERRPGYKLVKDLKDMLGNDQYRCAAASLLQNLCAGSRIRNRLRGPEARIHLSSDALLVVLKNIMAAEGKQLEALIGLASQICYVLPPQCFVQGLESRIIGETCIKLVDTLNSNKRPSHEYPRMRRAIVEMVISILGRYPHYAIIFRREGMMNALSKAEMSPSKVEKYRIFLGNEGVVLENGLPLRDLVARARGLIDSATLTPGAQPNGHA; encoded by the exons ATGGCGAGCCCAGCAGCAGCTAGGGGTGGTGGCGACGTTTCCATCCaaatggcggcggcggccgcggaccCTGCTGGTGGCGAATCGCAGCGGAGGGGGAGCGCTGCCGCTAAGGCTGAGAAGAGTCTCAACTGCTTCGTGCGCGTTCTCGCCACCGTGGAGTTGGTGGGCAACGCTTTGGGAACTCTGGCTTCCCTGTGGGCGTCCGTCGTCTTGATTGGTAGTTACCGCAATTCACTGGAACACGTTGACTTCTGGATCGCCACGGTCATGATCTTCATAGAAGCCTTCAG GGTGTTCATCCGCAACTTCAAGTTCGACAACCAGTCATTATTCGGGAGCACGAAGGCACTAGGGATAAGTTCACCTTTCGCTCGAAAGCTATTGCGACCTCGGGAAGGGAACGAAGTGCTGCTGATCATCAGTTGGGTTATGAATATCTTTAATCCTTTCTCGCTTTTGGGAGAAACTGGGAGTTTCTGTCAGATGGTGGGACTAGCTGTTATGAGCAGGATGCAGCTTACAGAGACACCCCGGCTGATGAGACAGCTGCGCAAGAAAAGACCGTTGCTGCTGTGGATGGTCCTAATTATTCCACCGGTTATTGCTGTCCTAATTGTCCCCTTCGCTATTGGTGTTGCTTCTGACGGATTCGCTGCCGCATTAATTGCCGCACTGCTAGTGCCAAATATCATAACGCAGTTCGTGGCAGTGGTGCTGCTCAACTTGAGGCTCAAATGTATTACCACCCTGGCAAATCATCGTTGGGGCCAAAGGATACTACATTTGCTTAAACTGATTTCAGTCTTATTATTGGCTTCTGGTTTCCCAGGGGCCAAGGTATTCGCTACAGTGGTCCTACTATTTGGCAGCCTACAGGATCCGGCGGTCGTGAATAGCCGAATTGGTCGATGCATCGACGTGATCATGAACATATGCTTCCTTTGGACTTTGGTACTTCCATCCCCACGAGACATCGGCCCGGAAAATGTCATTTTGCTACCCGTGCTACTGATTGGTAACTTGCAGATTCCAGCAGCTGTGGCGCAAATTGTGCTATCGTCTTGGCGCCTAGTCAGCTTGCACGGCGATGACCCAAACATGAAGGCATCCATGGCGGTCTTCTACGGGCTGGAGCTGTGTCAAGGGTCACTCTACATCGTCGCCTGCATTTTAGCGCTCTTCTCCTTTTTCCCTCGCAGATTGCTTGTCCATCGCTCAGGTTTCGGAGGCAAGAGGGGAGCCAGGGCTGTCGATCTTTACTACGAGCATGCCTACACGACACGCATGGAGACCGGCGTGTTTGCAGAGGACACCATGAGCCTTGCAACCTTCGCAGTCGATTCCCTCAACTCTACCTCCAGCTCGACCTCCAGCTCACGTGACAAGCAGCTTGCCGGGGTTCGTGTTCTTGACGGCATGCTTCAACAACGGAAGGACTCCCGTCAAGAAATCATCTCGGTGATCACCAGATCCGAGAAAGCAGTGCCCACATTGATCGGCATGCTTGGGTGGTGGACATTTGAAGAGGACACAGAGATCAGGTTATTTGCAGCCAGGGTCACCAAGGAGCTCTCTGGCGACCTCAGAATCGCCGGGATTCCCAGCGCGGTGAAATTGGTATCATCGCTCCTTGATGCTGAGAAACAATCAGCATCTGTAAAAAATGAAGGGGGCCGTGAccgtgatcatcatcatggtcctGGTCCACTAGTTCTAGGGCCTCAGGCTGATGGTGACAATCAAATCAGAGGCAGCACCGGAAATAATGGAGCAAATGTTGCTAATAATCAACCACAAGATGAAGAATCTTCGGGTAATGGAGGAAATGCAAGTAACCGACCTGCACATGAGCAACCGGAACATCGAGGAGGCAACAGTGGAGCACGGTGGTGTTGGGTATGCCAGTGTTGGCGGTTGATGAAAAAGAAGTGGTCCATTCTAGATGAACAACGCTTCCCTTGGTCACTACCCATACTAGGCTTGGAAATACTTGAGGGCCTTGCTTGCGACACTGACAACTGTGCAGAAATTATCAAAGTCACGAACCTCGTCCCGAAGATCATAGGTCTCACAAGCTACAACGAAAGCAGCACTGACGATGCACTGATAAGTTCGTCGCTGAATTTGCTGAGGAGGCTTGCAACCAGGAACGGGAAAATTGGTGTAACTCTTCGGCAAGAGCTGTGGGAGAACCCTTTCTTACTTAGCAATCTCACTGGTATCTTGGAGAACAGCCGTAGCTGCAGCACTGAAGTATTGAAGCCGGCCATGGATATCATAGCCATTATGGCCTGGGATGAGGTCGCAAGGCACGAGCTTGGGAGCGTCCAAGTGATTATTCACAAGTTAGTGCTTGTATTCATTGTTGGGCAGGATGGGCCAACAAACCATGATCAGTCAGTGCGAGTGGCTGCAGGAGAAGCACTGACCAATCTTGCAATGGAGAGCCCTGCGAATTGCTTGGCTATATTGCAGGAACGACGACCGGGATATAAACTTGTCAAGGATCTCAAAGACATGCTTGGTAATGACCAATACAGATGCGCTGCAGCGAGTCTCCTGCAGAATTTGTGCGCTGGCTCTAGGATCAGGAACAGGCTGCGGGGTCCAGAGGCAAGAATTCACCTCTCATCTGATGCCTTGCTCGTg GTGCTGAAAAATATAATGGCTGCAGAGGGAAAACAGTTGGAGGCCCTAATCGGCCTCGCTTCACAAATCTGTTATGTCCTCCCCCCTCAATGCTTTGTTCAAGGGCTTGAGTCACGTATCATTGGAGAAACTTGCATTAAGCTGGTTGATACACTCAACTCTAACAAGCGACCGAGTCATGAGTACCCAAGGATGAGAAGGGCCATCGTTGAGATGGTAATATCGATTTTGGGACGCTATCCTCACTACGCCATTATCTTTAGAAGAGAAGGGATGATGAATGCACTGTCCAAGGCAGAAATGAGCCCATCCAAAGTGGAAAAGTACAGGATCTTCTTGGGAAATGAAGGAGTGGTTTTGGAGAATGGCCTGCCTCTGCGCGACCTAGTGGCAAGAGCAAGAGGGCTAATTGATTCTGCAACTCTGACTCCAGGTGCTCAACCAAACGGCCATGCGTGA